Sequence from the Anaerolineales bacterium genome:
GCCAGTCTGCAAACCATCACCCGATCCTTTTGACGGTCTTTTCCGACCCAGAAGTCTTTCGTTCCTGTGATACGAAAACCTTGCTGCGTGTAAAAAGCAATCGCACGGCCGTTTTCCTCCCAAACCCCAAGCCAGAGAGTCCGGCCATCCAGTTCAATCGCAGATGCTTTCGCTGCTTTCATCAAATCCTGTGCAGCCCCCTTGCCTTGCCATGGTTTGTCGATATAGAAGCGCCAGAGTTCTATCGGAGACTCGCCAGACACACATGCTGGTGCATCTCCTCGCCTGATCTGAGCGTAGCCGATCATTTG
This genomic interval carries:
- a CDS encoding GNAT family N-acetyltransferase; translated protein: MITIRRALPQDAEVLTEFASRTYAQTFGEFTDPRDLEEFLSTRYSIRQQRAEITNSEIRTLIVELDGQMIGYAQIRRGDAPACVSGESPIELWRFYIDKPWQGKGAAQDLMKAAKASAIELDGRTLWLGVWEENGRAIAFYTQQGFRITGTKDFWVGKDRQKDRVMVCRLASN